In Ochotona princeps isolate mOchPri1 chromosome 22, mOchPri1.hap1, whole genome shotgun sequence, the following are encoded in one genomic region:
- the SCAND1 gene encoding SCAN domain-containing protein 1, which translates to MAESEPSLVAAGSPSAAALDTPEDAGPSADPGGPSSPSSPSAAAASLEAPEDAGSSPAPEAQAWPPEAVPAPPAALELPSPAEAAPRSPPGSGGSRPGPETFRQRFRQFRYQDAAGPREAFRQLRELSRQWLRPDIRTKEQIVQMLVQEQLLAILPEEARARRLRRRADVRITG; encoded by the coding sequence ATGGCAGAGAGCGAGCCGAGCTTGGTGGCCGCCGGCAGCCCCTCGGCGGCGGCGCTGGACACACCCGAGGACGCTGGCCCGAGTGCGGACCCCGGaggcccctccagcccctccagcccctccgcAGCGGCAGCGTCGCTGGAGGCCCCCGAGGACGCCGGCTCGAGCCCGGCCCCTGAGGCGCAGGCTTGGCCGCCCGAAGCGGTGCCCGCGCCCCCCGCGGCCCTGGAGCTGCCGTCCCCGGCCGAGGCCGCCCCGCGCTCCCCGCCCGGCTCCGGGGGCTCCCGGCCCGGCCCCGAGACGTTCCGCCAGCGCTTCCGGCAGTTCCGCTACCAGGACGCGGCGGGGCCTCGCGAGGCGTTCCGCCAGCTGCGGGAGCTGTCGCGCCAGTGGCTGCGGCCCGACATTCGCACCAAGGAGCAGATAGTGCAGATGCTGGTGCAGGAGCAGCTGCTCGCCATCCTGCCCGAGGAGGCGCGGGCCCGACGGCTGCGGCGCCGTGCCGACGTGCGCATCACCGGCTGA